A stretch of DNA from Fundulus heteroclitus isolate FHET01 chromosome 22, MU-UCD_Fhet_4.1, whole genome shotgun sequence:
cCTGTAGGACATGAGGATGGTATTTCTGTGGTACAAAAAACCCTTAACGCATTACTGATCTCCATTTGTTTACTTTAGTTTTGTAAAAAAGGACTCTAGCACTTAGCAGCTGCATGGTTGGCTCCACCTCCGAGTGTTGCAGAAGCAgcattcaaaaataattttgtttttgcctccCTACAGATTTTTGCTACAGGGTTTTGCCTTTTTGTCaaacctaaatgtttcagatcatcaaatacatttaaaaaatcagacatttcattaatgttttcatttattaagggatGAAAGCTGTCTAAGCCAACCACGCCCTacatgaaaaagtaattgctccCCTTTGCTaactaaatggtaaatggcctgtacttttGTAGCTCTTCATCAAGTCCAGAGGACCCCAAAGCGTCATTCACCCATTCCCACTCtaacggtggtgagctacatttgCAGCCACAGCTGTCCTCGGGAAGACTGACGGAAGCAGGGTGGCCATAGATCGGCGACGATTCAGCAAATAAGAAACAAACTGGCCATAAATGGCATCCATGAGAGATTTTGAAGGCCAAAACCAcatctgaaataaataacacaGGCCCGTCTCAcattggctaaaaacatttttgatgatACCAAAGTATAGGAACTGCTTTGGTCCGATTGCTGGGTCTGTACCAAAAGCGGATTTTATGTTTCGTGTGGTTCGCTTTCTCATTGTACGTTTTGCAAGTGAACTATAAGTTGTAACAGAGCCACACATTTGACTATTGTTGCTCCCATTGGACAGAAATTACTAAATTGGGACGTAGCACAGACCCGgaaatatacaaaaaacaaacatggaagtTCGGGAAAAAAATAGGCAAGAAACAAGCTGAACACAACCGCATTTCTGTAACGATTGTAGGTGTGAACCTGAAATTCAGCCGAACACAGAGTtatgtttaaaaaggtttattggaaaTGTTCAATGTAGACGGgagtggaaactaattagtGTGCCTTTTCTGGCAATTGAGTTATGTGTGCATCTCCCCAAATATCAAGGAGGCACAGTGTCTCCTTGTTGCTCCAGGACTGTCCGTAGCTCATTGTTTGTAGCATCCACGCAGTAGtagcatcagcagcagcagcgctaaAGGGTAATTTTTGCCAGCTGTCCAGCAAAGGTGGCTCGTTAATTCTACAAAAGGTGTATATTTCTTGTAGTTGGGTTACAACAAGGCTGGTTTGTATTCAGTACCAGAGTCCTGTGCCATTTAATATAAAGCTAGCACAGTATTTCAATAAAAGACCATTGCACTGGTGGTGTTGGGATGCTTTAGGACCTCAGCGAATTGCTGCAATCAATGGAACCATGAACTGTGTCTCCTAACACGAAAATGAGAGACAATGTCCAACCAGAGTTCATGACCTGAAGCTCAAGCACACGTGGGTTGTGCAACAGGATAATGATCCGAAGCACAGCAGTGAGTTCACCTCTGAAAgcctaaaaacaaaagacagattTGGAGTCGCCTGGTCAAAATCTAGACTTAAATCCAATTAAGACTTTGTTGCATGACCTTAAGCAGGCGGATCAGGTTCCCCGAGAACCTGATCCGAAGGTTTcgtctattatttttttacacataggGCCATGTTGGTTTGGATAACTGTAATTCTGTGAAAatagctttttgtatttactcaagtTAACCTTGTCTGACATTAATATTTGTCTCATggtttgaaacatttaagtgtgacaaagacatttatacttttatactcTTGCCACTATATCTGTCAAATTATTGGTTGAATAGTTTTAAAACCAGTAGATGCTCCTGCAGAGGATTGAACTCATAGGGTGATGGTGGCTGGCGCAAGAGTTAGGGAGCTCATCCTGTAACAGGCAGGTTGTTggtttgacccccccccccctctccaactgtttcagttgttgtgtccttgggcaaggcactttacccgcattgcctgctgatggtggtcagagggcccggtggcaccaGTGTATGGTAGCCTGCCCCAGGACAGCTGTGGCGCCTaatatagctcaccaccgtcagggtgtgaatctGTGCGTGAATGACTGGTTGTAGTTTAAAGCGCTTTGGTTTAGTCAGACTtaataaagcactatacaagtacacaCATTCAATCTTGTGTGGCTTTTATGGATGAGTGGCATCCAGAAAGCTATTATTGACAGGTACACAtaagtttacatttttccaCAAACCATGTGGAAGACATATGAAACAAGGTTTTCTGACCAAAACAGAACTTGAGGAGGAAAACCATCACTGCACACGTCGCAGAACACAGCTAAGTTCTTCCTCTTGCTGTGTTTAATGTTCTAcacacagctttctttaagaaagttttgcctgtctagaggtctgatttgactcagataataaacgcttTGACGGTTTCCAGTTGGGTCTCCAttctcaccacagtacagagatcACCTTCATCAAGGTGTTCAGTGGCATCTGTATAAATGTTGATTGTGGAAGAAACCACAGTGCTGCTACTATTGGACCTCAACGCAGCGTTTGATACTGTCAATCGCTCCATTCTGTTAAAACGCCTGAGAAACTGGGTCGGTGTTTCTGGTAAGTCCTACTTCAAGGACAGagatttattttgtgtcagtaggtaactttacatcagcgaccacaaaaatcacatatggagttccccaagggtccatcttgggtcccCTCGTATTCTATATCTACATgttccctctagctcagataataaaaaacaacatcagtcaCCATAACTATTCAGATGACACACAGGAAGGGAGAGGGATGGTTCCATGACCACTTGGAAGTGACAAATGAAATAAGTCATACAAACACCGTATATTTTCCCAGAAATAATGAAGAGAAAACTTATTACGTTTGGTTAAACCTCTTTGATTTTTCTGCCTTTTGCAGCAAGACTGCTGGACTTAGCAGATATGGACCTGGGGTCTCGACTGGTGGACTGAGGAAGAGTCCTTAGTGTTAAAGGGTGGTAACTCACGATatgaagaaaaccaaaaactttGTTTACCTAGCAAAATCTTTCACTGCAAACCTAGGagcaattttaaaattaaaaaacttaaaactgAAAAGCTTATGAATATAAcgcttaaaatataaaatgagaataaatcCAAGGAAACAATTAATCATAAATTGAGTTATGCTTGTAACGGGGAAACAAGTTGGAATACAAACAAATGAGCTCTACATTAATTATTAGTGCTGATATATTTtcaatattaataaacatgtgAATATGTTAATCTTGAGATTAATCTCCTTACCTTACCctattccaataaaataaaaaacaaaattcagatAAGCAAAATTACTGAGGATCATAATGGAGGGGATTAAACTTGTTTATGTAAAGATTCAGTTCAGGTTTATGGGTTTATCAACAAAGCTCATTCTGTTTAGGTTTTGTCAAACTCACAAGAAAATGAAAGACCCACTGTAGCTTTATcaatgattcttttttttatttcaattgtgTTTGGCCTAATTGAAGCTACACTGCAGATGGAAAAGACGGACAACGTTTAAATTAGACAATGTGACATCATAAGGAATCACAAAGATACAGGATGGACACTGGAACGGACAGAAAATCAACGAACATCAGACACCATCCTCTGAAAACAAAGGAAGAATGCAGCATAACAAAATTCAGTGGTCATTCCAGATTTCTCATAAAAAAAGGGCAATGAACAATGGACTGTGGCTCAGCGGTGCCAGGACAACACCGAACAGAACCACCCAGTGAAATCAGCGCCTACAAGCCATGAGATGGCATCAAGACCAAAGAGACTGTTAATTTATCTGAATAATTCACTGATTTAATTAATCTGATACAAAGTGGAGACACAAGGAGAATCCAGAGCTAGCTGCGTTATGCGTGATTATGTCTATTATTCGCCATTTGCTTTGACCACAGCTAAATGGTTTATGTTGGATCCTTTACTTATTACCACATTGTGTTACtattgggttattttacattatcTATTCCACTAACCTACATgatcaggtttttatttctttttaccctACTGTGATGgtgaattattttgataatttaatTATTCCTATGATGAAGATTGAAAACAGTTTGCTCCAGAGTCACACCaagattattgttttattattagacAAACCAGGATCTACTTGGCACTAAATATCCTTCAAAATTAGATGAGAATGGTAACTATTGGATTCAAAACAGGCTCTTCTGGCTCAGTTTTTACTACTTTTTCTAGGAAAATAGGCATTTTTCCATTGCAAAAGATTTCAAATTGCCTTAAAGGTGCacagccacgttatttgacttttttaaatttatacctcagtagctcattctggttgcatacaacgtttttatgaaagattatcgtGTCCTGCTGATGTatcagttgttattttggtgttttatgctttgtttttgctcaatttgttagtaaataaagcctttcgtgtttatttaccattttaacGGAAGTATGTACTGCGTATGCACAACAGGGGtcaaaacaaggaagtggctgagggccattagcatctcccagtgaaaaaaattaagaaaggtGCCAGATTCAGTGAAAAAAGTGGCAAAAAATATAATTCCAAAAGAGAAAAGaatggaatgtcgctgggaatacagtatgaaaactgcaggttgctcagatGTGCctgcagagttgactgacgtgaataaatgttctgttgaagtttttgtagattggtttataaaattaataacgattggtcttcgatcacaccGAGATGCCGCTTCATTGCGAAGCACTGCAGGTggtcaggctcggtccagcattatttacaattgatttagaaattaagtaaaccggcattatgatagttctgcaatactgtcactagatggcgccacatctgtttatatttgttaattgcGCCCAgtgctggggctatttttatccacaaaataGACAATCAAAACATAAAGATGGAGGGTTAGTGCATATAATCTGATTTTAACATGATCAAACAGttcttggtcttttttataagcatattacgcggctatatacctttaagttcCGCTGATGCAACTAAGATATTGGTAACTTTGAATGTATGGATCATCCATGAGCGCTGTTTTAAGTAGGAGACCTTATTGGGTGAGTAGACGAATTTGACCATAATAAGATGTAGGCTTAGATTACCAAGTCTAaggtaaattaaaacaatgtgcATAGGACAGCCTGTACTTAATTAGTTGAACACAAAATTGTAGAGAAAAACTATGATCTTGTGTGATGAAACTGATTTGTGAAGCATTCATGCTGATTATTGTTAAGTGTTCCAGCACACAAATTCTTTTAAAGACCCCATACCATGAAAAGAAGGTAAAGGAAGGTGCGAGAAGACggtggtctcagatttggatgAGACCAGGACTGGGAGCAGAAGAGGGGCAGGCTGTGGCCTAGCCAGGGTTGTGATTACCTTatctctgctctggttctcaataaagtgctggaacttgatgAAATCACCATTTCCTCTAATTTAATAAGTAACTGAGGGATCAGTTATCATTATTTTCCATAACAACGGCcaaaaagcatctaaacacaattacagaGTTGGCCTTCtatctgaaaaacatttccaggtttgaaggactgatgtctcagcaagATCTCTAAAAATGAATCCATGTGTTTCTCTTTAGTTAAATTGATCACTGCAGcaatgttttcacaggtctgcctaaaaaatggatcagacagctgcagctgatccagatcATTGCTGcctgtgtcctcactaagactaagaaagtagagaacatcaccccagttctaaagtccttccactggctccctgtatctcagagaacagacattaaaatacttctgttagtctataaatcactgaatggtttagcacctaaatacatcacagacttatcaaccctccagaccactcaggtcttctggctccagcctactctgcatacctagaaccagaactaaacacagagaagcagcctTCAGTTCctttgctccacttatctggaacaaacttcaagaaaactgtaaaagtgccgaaagcctgagttcttttcaaatcaagtttaaaaatatatttgtttagagttgccttcgaatgtaaatgttttagtttgtagtccaacttgtctcaTATCTTagcctgctgctactattccacttctttttttatgttccgCTCATGCATggcactttgaattgtcctgtcactgaaatgtgctatacaaataaacttgccttgccttgcctatagtGGAACATGGTGGTGTCTGCACCATGATGTGAGGATGCTGTTCATCTTGGCAAAACCTGAAAACAACTGTTTACGGAGGCAATGCCCATCCACTATGAgggtaaaaaacataaatctggGAGACCCTTTCTTATTCCACAGCGTCAGTTTGTATGTCACACAACCTGCCTGATTAAATGAATAAGTTTGAGAAATAAATTCCTCTCCCTATAGTAGATACGGCTATTCATTTAATAATGCCAGATGTATAATATGAAGGGCAAGCAAAGCACCATCTGTGATATGAGCCATTTAACGGTTGTCTTAGAAGTTGGACGTGAAACTAGAGGTCTTAAATGCACAACATAAGAAACAGTTGTGCTAAAAGAGACATTATTATCAATGCTGTGACTGGTGGGCTAAAATTTAAGTGGGGCCCCATCCCATTTTGCCCAGTGGCCCTGAACAATCAGGCACCAGCCCTGCATTTTTATAAGTCCTGTTCTCAATGCTCACTTACATCTAGATTTTACAATATTCCGATTCAAAATCATTGCGAACACATAGAGagcatatttaaaattaaaaaacctTTGGTAATTTTTCATACGTAGCTATAGGTCACTAGTAGGAGATGATGCATTACAGATCACAATAGGACTTGAATTGGTGCCATTGTGGTCATGACCAGGACACAGGGCCAGGTGGAGGCACTGTGAGAAGGTTCCCGCACAGAAGCAGAACAGAGGCATCATGTTGTCCGCCTCAAGAAACGTCAACAGCCCTGCCGGAAAGCTGCACAGCACACCGATCCGACAGAAACGTTTAGAAAACGGCAGCTGGTGAGGCACCCCTCCGTGCCAGGCCGTGTAGTCCCCGTCAAAGAACTCCATGCACCAAGACTCGGCGCCCCGGCCCAGCCAGCAGTCCTCGGACGGGCCTTTGCGGGGAATGGAGGGGTAGGTGACACCAAGCTCCCAGTATGTCTTCCCAGTCACATCGATCTCCCAGTAATGCCGACCGAAGGTGAAGCCCTGCAGGCTGATGACGTTGAGGGTGGCGTCAAACCGTCCGGGTAGATCAGGGAGTGTCTGCCAGGTGTCGGTGTAGGAGACGCTGTTGCTTTTGGGGGAGATGATCAACTTCGGGTGGGCCGTCTGCGGATCCAGGTTCACCTCGCTGGAATCTGGACACAGATGGGGACATTTCTGTGTGAAATGTGTCCTGAGGGGATAAAGGTGGAGTGTTTAGTTGCTGTTGGAGGACATGTGGGAACTGACAGCTTTTCAGGAGCTTCTTCATCAAAGGGGTCTGCGAGCAGACAAGGAGCAGCAAGCTGTTGGTGAGGCCGAGGATGTGGTTAGCTTTAGCTTCATCGAGGCTAACGCTGCTGGGATCCGATTGGTTCAGGACATCTAACACTCTGCggaaaaaaacatcatagaGGACGTATTACTTATTGGCATAATGCCTTTAAAATGGCTCTTAAAGTttttggtaacactttatttgaaggggtgtacataagactgacattacactgtcataaacatgacataacacctgttatgaacataaacgactctttatgaatgtttaggactgttgtcattaattgtcattcggtaaattatgacactattaaagcaaagttgacattgtttaaaatgtctttgttatgacaagcccttaagttaacaaaaccccaagtcaagccctaaatttaatttaacctaatcccaaatcaagcccttaatttaacctaatcccaaatcaagaccttaatttaacctaatcccaaatcaagcccttaaatTAACCttatcccaaatcaagcccttaatttaacctaatcccaaatcaagccctaaatttagacattttaaacaatgtcatctttgctttaatagtgtcataatttaccgaatgacaattaatgacaacagtcctaaacattcataaagagtcatttatgttcataacaggtgttatgtcatgtttatgacagtgtaatgtcagtcttatgtacaccccttcaaataaagtgttaccaagTTTTTTTCTACGATGTACAACATCACAACCAGAaagttcaatttattttattgggatttagtGTTTTTCGTGAGCTGTTAAGAGTTtgagtttcatttttggttttaaGTTTTGGGTTATTCAGGGACCTTATTCTCAGGTATGTAGATCTTAGTGTTCTTAGCGCGTGTGACATAATCTCCCCCTAACATTGCATTGCATTAATTTAATTACTCTCACCTGTTCCATTGATCACTCCTTTCCTGTGTCTATCTCCCCATTTGGTTCTTCCATTCATTCCTGCATCCTCATCAGTTCAAACCTTCATTTTTATTGATGGGTTTCTGCCAGTCTGCAAACTGTTACATGCTCCTTCACTAGTTTTGATTCcttggagagagaaaaaaaccctCCTGATAACATAACTGGGAAGCGGTAAGAGAATGATACTTGACAAAAAGTGTGTTGTGAACATGTGTTCAattccctttactctgatacccctaaataaaagtGCAACCGTTGTCctaagtgaacaaacagcatcacaagcACAAAGAAACACACCGAagaggtcagggataaagtcgTGGAGAATTTAACCTCAGGGTTTGCTTGACAGTGTAGCGCTACTAGAGCAGCCATCAAACGGAGCAAGGAAAATTAAACAGAGAAGCATTAAAGAGACCcgtggtaactttggaggaacTACAGTTATCCGCGGCTCATGAGGGAGAATATATTGGCAGTATGACAGCAAGTTGTCCACAGTACAAATCTGGCTACCATGTAGGtttggaagaaaagaaaagccacGAGAAGGCCTTTGTTCTGATGAAACGAGGTTGAATTTGAACTTTTCAGCATACTTGCAAACTGATACATGTGGTGAACTCCTCAAAACCCCGAAAACCCAATCACCACTGTGAAAACATGGGAGTGGCAGCTTCAtgctgcagagttttttttacagatgtaCTGCCTCTAATCTGACTGGGTATGACCAGATTTGGCAAAAACAGTCTCTGGAAGTGCAAAGCAGATGCAAATATATTCCCCCAAACTCTGCAACATTTTCATACTCCCCACTTTCACAATATttgttatttctatttttcactttttgttctctctatgttttttatgtcttaattaTTGCAACATTTGGCCTGGGTTCCGGTTTAGCTGTGGCGCCGTCCTGGAGAGGGTTATCAGATGAGCTACTGATGCCAACAACTTCCTGTTCTTCTTCTATGGTTAATAAACTGTCTTTTAGTGGTTAGCCCGGTTTCTCTCCTAGATAGCTATTGGCTGAGCCTTTACTGCAACTAACTGCATGTGCTCTTTTTAATCATAAAGACATGAAAACTGGCTCAAAGCCTCTCTGCTTAGTTTTATTcctctcctagatgaagccgCTGATAGAGCTCGTACTGCCATtacctttttacttttctctcacatagaaagtactcctggatcagtgcttctatGGTCTTTTTGTGTCGGTTTTTGTCTGTTGTGCCatatggccgttcacactgagcctgattctgccAGAggcttttttcctgttaaaggggagttttcctctccactgtcgctccgTGCTCTTTCAGGAGCAATCTGCTAGGTTTCCCTGGACAGAAAACTGTTAACCAACCTTTctgatgatttgattaaattcactttgtaaaatgtcttaagatgacatgtttttcaTTGCTGCTGTTTCAATAAACTGAACAGACTTGGCGTCTGCTAAATATTAGACAATATTAGGGGGCTGAAACCAAACATATGTTACactgtaacattttaaaaatgcgaGTTTTGCTTTTCTTGCTCCACTCTGTCTTAGCTTgtcaccaaaaaaaataaaaaatcccaataaaatatattgacaTTTGCAAAGTCTAGTACAACATTAGCAGTTATTGTTACCTATCTGCTTCCTCTGTGTCGTCCAGCTCTGGATGTGAAAGGAATGACTGAGGAACAGCAGAAACTCCAGGTCAGCTGTGGGTTGCCTCTCTTTGCATTTAAGCTCTCTGGGTTTTAcgttctaatattttttttaccattacgTCAGGCTCTTTGTCACTTTGCTCCAAAGCGAAAGAGAGTCTGGCCAGATCCTGCTCTATTTCCTGGATTAGAGCACAGTTTCTCTCCATCAACCCATCCAAGGCGGAGACGGCAGccctctcctccatctccagGTGGGACAAAGTAATCCGCAAGTCCTCCTCCAGGACTGCCTGGATCTCATGATATTTCCCGACCACGTTCTCTCTTATCGCCGTAGACTTTTTCTAGGCAAGGTACATACTGTAACGTCAAATTCTGCCGCCGGATCACCAAAGACGTGGTGAGTTTTTTTCCCACATCAGTagatatacaggactgtctcagaaaattagactattgtgataaagttctttattttctgtaatgcaattaaaaatcatgaaatgtcatacattctggattcattacaaatcaactgaaatatcgcaagccttttattgttttaatatcgctgattatggcgtacagctgaagaaacctCAAATATCCTATcacaaaatattagaatatcgtgaaaaagtatactagtaggctattcaactaatcacttgaatcgtctaattaactcgaaacactgcagggtttcctgagccttgaaaaacactcagcttggttcagtaaactaaatcacaagtatggtagtggttaagagacgacataagattctcacagtaactggtgtactgaccatggcattactgtccttgattggcctgccaattcccctgacctgaaccccatagagaatttgtgggctattgtgaagaagaagctgaaagacaccagagccaacaatgcaaatgagctaaaggccgctattgaagcatcctgggcatccataacacctcagcaatgccacaggctgattgcctccatgccacgccgcattgatgcagtaatctgtgcaaaaggattcccaaccaagtactgagtgcattaatggacattttcaaatgtttgattttgttttgctgttatatatttattttttttacttggtctgaggaaatattctaatattttgagataggatatttgggtttcttcagctgtacgccataatcagcgatattaaaacaataaaaggcttgcgatatttcagttgatttgtaatgaatccagaatgtatgacatttcatgtttttgtaattgcattacagaaaataaagaactttattacaatattctaattttctgagacagtcctgtatgtagAAACTTTTGCTGCGATCACACAGAGAGGTTTTTAAGACATCAGGGGAAAACTCACTGTGATTTCTGACTGACGGGCTGCcagtttcttcagtctgtgtTTCACAGCGTCCCTCTGCTTCTTCAAAGACGCAAAGTGCTTTTCTAACGTCTCCTGTGGGAAAAGGTTGCACGTGTGTTCAGCAAACTCACTTCAACAGCGGTGGAGTGGGCCTAAAGACAGCGAATGGAGCAGAAACAGCCTGAAAGGCTAAGAGCAGCACAGCAGCGGCTGAGTGTGAACTCTGTGTGAAAGTTAAATACTTTCTGGGGTCTGAGCTAATATGTATTCCTCACATGTCTCAGGCAGGTGGTTTAGTAATATAAGTTCAGATGTAAGCTGCTCGGTGAATGGTCTTTATGGGGTTAATTTGGAATAACATGGCCTTTGAATTGTGCACAGGGACTGTTGTTTAgcgttttttttgcaaataattaaAGCCTCCTGCCATTAGAGTCTTTTTCGTTCCTATTTGTGGGATGCACTCCATGATTCCTACCCCTGACGGGAGCTTTTATTgcgtttttcttttacttatttggAAAATATCTTTTACACAAAAGACTGGGCTGAAAACTGGGATGATAACCTcaagaattattttttattcaccAACCGTAGGTTGTTTCTAATTTTTCTTTA
This window harbors:
- the LOC105918665 gene encoding probable E3 ubiquitin-protein ligase TRIML1, whose amino-acid sequence is MSEFAEHTCNLFPQETLEKHFASLKKQRDAVKHRLKKLAARQSEITKKSTAIRENVVGKYHEIQAVLEEDLRITLSHLEMEERAAVSALDGLMERNCALIQEIEQDLARLSFALEQSDKEPDVMSFLSHPELDDTEEADRVLDVLNQSDPSSVSLDEAKANHILGLTNSLLLLVCSQTPLMKKLLKSYSSEVNLDPQTAHPKLIISPKSNSVSYTDTWQTLPDLPGRFDATLNVISLQGFTFGRHYWEIDVTGKTYWELGVTYPSIPRKGPSEDCWLGRGAESWCMEFFDGDYTAWHGGVPHQLPFSKRFCRIGVLCSFPAGLLTFLEADNMMPLFCFCAGTFSQCLHLALCPGHDHNGTNSSPIVICNASSPTSDL